Sequence from the Miscanthus floridulus cultivar M001 chromosome 16, ASM1932011v1, whole genome shotgun sequence genome:
GCGTGGAGGGTGGGGGGCTCGTGCCCCCTACGGCGGCCGAGCCTGTAGAGCCCCCTCTTCTCCGGCGGATGCTTTGTCGCTGCACGTCTCTTCTCTAGCGGATACTTTGCCGATGTGGTTCGGCTTTCGTAGTGGATACTTTGCCGCTACCGTTGTGCATCTCATCTCTGGTTCTTCTTtgacggatgctttgccgccgtcGTTGTGCCGGCTTtcttggcggatgctttgccataGAGGTCGCTTTGGTCTTTTTCTATGACAGATGCTTTGTCGCTGCTACTACCGGAAGCTTTCTCGTTTTCTATGGGTGGATACTTCACCACCGTGGTTTGACTACCACTGCGTAGATGTCTAGGTTCAGGCTCTTGGGGTGTTGTGGCCGAGGGTCCTTGTATCTTTTCTCTTCGCTTCTCTCTTGTTACTCATAATGTCTTTGGAACTGCTGTGGTAATTATAGGATTATTTGTGAGTCCTTCTACGCTTCCAAACTCTAATTCCTCTTGACGAAAAACATGCGTCACTGTACAATCGTGAAAAAATGAAACGGATGCAATAGTAATCAACTCAAATCCAACACAAGAATGCATCTAATCACCAGTACACTTAGGTCAGACTTAGCTGCCAACATAACATAGATGAACAAACACAGATTGATGTATAGCTAGATAGTGATAACATGTCATCTCAGTTGCATTTGGTGTTGGGCTTCTGAACAAccgcctccccttcctcctcaCTCTCATCGTCATCCCTGTAGACATCAGACCAAAACGTAACACGAGGGTCATCCCTCAAGTTGGGTATGTCGAGCGTCTTAACCCACTCCAGGTGCTCGAGCAACTCCTTATCCATGATGAGGTCGCCGTTCTCGTCCCCGACGACGAGGTTGCTGTTCTCATCCCGCCCTATGTAGACccaatcgtcgtcgtcgtcacatCCTCCGTCGACGGCCATCGAATCACAAGGCTTCTCGGCCGCCTGCTTCCTTTTGGTAGTGCACCCATCCTCACCGGCCTTCAGCATCTGGCCCTCCCCCACACCGAGACCGGCCGCCGCCCAGGAGCAAGGCTGCAGCGGAACAGACGACGCTGCCTCGCCGTGGGCCGCCGCTCCATCACCGGCCATCACGAGATGATCAGATCCGATTCGCAACTCGATCGGCTCCACGAGACGAGAGAGATCTTCTGGCGGATATATATGATGACGAGTCGTCGTCCTCCCCAATTCCTGTTCGGCGATCGTTCGTCTGGCGCCAACGTTCCGAGTCCAACACAGGGTCCACTTTCTGTTTTTCGTTTTTTATTACTCCGCAACGATGCTGTTACCTTGATTTGGAGCGAACGAGTTTTCATTTTCAaaatttcctttttatttttctgttgTTATATTTTTTCTGCTATGAACATTTTTTTCCAATTTAGATGTTTGTCCGAATAAGTTATGTAAAATAAAATCGCTAGAGAATAAAAACTTATATGTATAAGTTATGTTATTTATAAaatgtattattattatataaAGTTGTGCCAAAAAATCATAATAGGTCTATCCCCTAATAATCATGAAAGAAGTTTGGGCTATAAAGGTTACATAGAAAAGTTATCATGATAAATTGTCTATAAAATTACATAAAAAATCTATATTAAAAAAGTTAACTTAAAAAATGTGGTGATAAGTTTTGTTCAGAATGTTATACAAAAAAAGTTATGAGTATAACTTTGCAACTTTCTAAGAAATTGTGCCGGTAAGATGTGTTTTACGGAATATTATACACAATAAATTGGAAACTCCCAATTCAGGATGTTTGGAAAGATTGAAAAAAATACATCTTCAAAAACTTCCAACCCCAGTTTCCACTCTTTCAGCACTTGGGAAAAAGGTCCCGACCGTGCGGAAAAATACGCATATGCTCGCGACTTGGGAAACCACTCGCGCCATTTTCCAAAACCCACTCCCAATCTTTatttttttttggcaagattgaaaaaaattgctctccaacaactccttatATAGCTCCCAATTTTTCAGCACTTGGAAAAATCAACCCAATCGTGCAGAATATATTCTCTCGTATCTATCGACCAATGTGGAGGTGGAAGGACGGAGAAGAATATGAAGTAGCACAGAGTTTCAAATAATGtataagagagagaaaaaatataaaatggtTAAGGTAATTTAGAAATAGTTCCGTGTTCTTGATGCAAAGTTATTTTAGGAGCAGAGATTTTGAAAACTATTGAAGAAACCCAACAAATATGCTTTCAACTTTTTTGCCACTTGAAAAACACATTGATTTACCAATTCTTTTCTTGGTAACTATTGAAGATCCTCTTTATATAATGGTGTTATCTAGGTTTCTAACTTAATTTTTTCCCTCGAACAAGCCCATGGTGACTCATATTTCATTAGGAGGCAACTCAAAAAATTACATATCCAGACCTCAAACTTTCTAATCTGACCACAAAGATGTATCTAGACTTACACGATAGTGTCATCTAGACCACTATTTTCTAAAATTACATATTTATATCCTTAAACTTGCTAATTAGTCCACGTGAGGTCCAAAGTACCGTAGTTTTGCGATAAACCACAATAGATTTGTTGTTATATATCTGTGGTATACTCGATTGTATAAAATACTAGTCGCGCAACTGTGCGGGGCATATTGCGAGTACATTGTTCTTATGAGATTCGTTACTATAGTTCTGTTGTCCTTCGCTTGACATGGGTGATTTGTTCTCATTCGTGGTACTTAGATATGTCAAGCATTTCCTCCATttttttcaaattataagtcattctatttTTTTAGTGTACTatttttgctatgcatttagatatagataatctctagatactcatTCATTCTTTTTTACATGCCATGTTAGGTAAAAGGTAAAAATGTTTAACTTAGAATAAACCTAACGCGATATGTAAATAAAAATGGATATAGTAGTACTTAATAAAAGTTCAAAAAGCTAAAAGTACTTAGGCCATTCTAGGCGTAAGTTTTATCACAATTACacatttatgtttaatataagcCGGCACAAAAGCATTTTTTGATGACATGACAACGTTTTTAAGATGAGAGAACAAATGAGTTTTATGTGGATGAAATTTTCTTGCACGATTACTAACTCTCTATGACTCATGAagttaaatgtctatgaaacttTCAACATATTAAGAGTAAGTGTTTCATCCATGTTTCATTTAATTTTAAGAAGTGTCTAGTTATCTATCAACATATTTTATGTGCTCAAATCTGTTAGATTTTATTTACAAACCCATTAACTTGACAGTCGTAGCATAAATCCTAATAAAGCACAATCAAACGTATAGAAATCTAACAAATTTAGTAAAAAAAACTGTCAACAAATAAATAGAAAAAGTCTTAGTTTTATATGACATGATACTTTTAGAAGCAACGCCATAAAAACTTCTCACCGAGACTGGTGGCTTTctaattcaaatttgaaatggAGTAATTAATACATTAGAAGTTGCATCGCGCATCCGGAAGGCAAAGAGGCTGTTCTTCTGGTTGTAACTTGTAAGGAGTAGGACCGAGTTGCATCGCATGCAGAAGGCACAGAGACGACTGCAGTTTTAACAACGCAAACGATTCATTTTCGCGAAAATGATGGAAATTAAGCTGCAAACCTCTCCATCTCCCTGACCATGTTCGTCCATGCCCtcgtatatataataataagagcaccatgcataTCCTCCTTCCGAGAAAAACCACCACAAACAAAACCAGCATCGTCCTCGGACGGCCGATCCGATCCATCCATCACCATGGCTCCCAGCAAGATCTCGCTGAAGCTGCTGGTGGAGACGAAGTCGAAGCGGGTCCTGTTCGCGGAGGCCGGCAACGACTTCGTCGACTTCGTGTTCAGCCTCCTCACCCTCCCCATCGGCGCCGTGGCGAAGCTCGTCAGCGCCGGCACCATGCACGGCAGCGTGGGCCGGCTGTACCAGAGCGTGGACCACATGGGCTCCTCGTACCTGCTCCCGGGCGCCGACAAGGCGGAGCTGCTGCAGCCCGGGGTGCTGCACCCGGACGCGCGCCACCAGCTGCTCCTCCTGCCACCGCCCCCGCGAGCAAACGCCGCCGCCAACGGCGACGGCGGAGCCGAGGCAGATGAGGAGGAACGGCAGCAGCCGCGGCTGCCCAAGTTCAAGCTGTACGCGTGCGCCACCGCCGGGAAGTGCGTCACGGTCACCATGGAGCGCGACGCCGCGTGCCCAAAGTGCAAGCTGCCGATGGCCACCGAGATGACCTTCGTGATGCCGTCCGCCGCGCCGAGGGCAACCGCCGGTGGTAAGGCCGGGAAAGGCGTGGATGATGAGgacgagcgcggcggcggcgggtatgTTAAGGGGCTGGTGACGTACATGGTCACCGACGGGCTGGACGTGACGCCCATGTCGGCGATCTCGAGCATTACGCTGATCAATAAGTTCAGCTCCGGCAAGGACGTCGAGCTCGCCGAGAAGTACGTCAGCGTCGGCATGGACGAGGTTCGTCGATCGCTTCCTGAATTATCAGTTCTCATGCATGTCCTGCTAGCTAACTCTGAACCTTCTTCTGATCATCTTCGACGTGCGTGCGATGGGCGATGCTCTTCCGTGTGTTCCGGCCGGCAGGGGCTGGGCCTGCTGCGGGCGGCGCTGAGCTCCGACACGGTGCTATCCGACGTGTTCCTGGCGAGGAAGAAGTGAAGGAAACGAGATGCTGCTGATCCACGTGTCACTGTCACTGCTCGGTGCTCGCTTATCACTGTTCTGCTGCTCCGATCTAGCGATCCTTGGGTTTGCGTACGTCGTTGGTGTCTTGTTTCATCTTCAGTGTTTGCTGTCACGCTGTGACGTCTCGTCTGTGTTTTCTGTTGAACGAACACGCCGTGTCTCTTCATCAGTTCAGTTCAAACCAGTGTACGTGCTGCATACTCCTGTGCGCAGCTACTTTGTATTGTTCAGAGTGACAATAAGGCCCTGTTTATTTTCCTCTTTTACCAAAACTTTAGCACTTTTAGTTCATCTTTTGGCAAAATAGATCTAAACAGCATGGGCAAAGAAGAACAAAACCTGAGCTGCTAATCTTTTGCCATTTGCTACCCAAGAGGCCCAAAACTCGGCAAAAACGCCTTGTGGCGTGAGCTGTAGACTGAACTTATTTGATACAGTGCTAAACATTTACTATGCATCTAAACACTCAGATGTAAAGTTTGAATGGCAAAAGTTTTACAACAAAAGATTAGAGGCAAAAGTTTTGCCATTCCAAAAACATCTAAACACCCTCTAAATGAAAATTACTCAGCAGCAGGACATGTCATCTTTGTAAAGGAGTTTTTCCAGATAATCATAAGGGCAGTCTCAATGCTATCTATTAATTTTCATAAACACTACTTATAGAAACCATGGCCCAAATAGATAATTTTTACGGAACAATTTTTTATCAATCACATACATTCTCTCTCCATTCTCTACCAATCATATGTTTTGattctcgtgtagacatggtttctaacttagacctgGTTTCTAAGATTTTTGCTCTCTCTTTAATAACTAtattgccacatcagcaaaacgtTTAGGTGGCAGTACAATTAATGTCTATAGAAACTATTGTGATTTCTGCATTGAGAGTGCCCTAACCGTAGACGGATTTGTATTAATAATTCAAAGACTCGATGGAGAAAATCACTGGGCTTCTTCCCAATGCAACGGCCTGTTCActgattggtttctgggctggtttgggctgtgtCGATACGGAACCCACGGGATACCCACaaagaagggagaagacctagcccaactaggattctttctatgtaatcttagtagtagtagtattattctgtaatcctactaggaatcctctttgtaaaccgactaggactctggcctcctgactatataaaggagggtggagTTCCTGGACGGAGAGGATAaagcaacacaacactttacaatcaatccaacgcaaaggctaacgtcgactggacgtagggctattactcgatcacaatcgagggtccgaaccaggataaatcgactgtctcttgcgtttaccgtcgagttctgcatacgctgaagcccgaacaaactgccccgggtacccctgtggcaggctatcggtggtgaaacatcgacagctggcgcgccaggtaggggctttcggtgaatttgcatcagagagctcgacggacctcgacaacatgatcttctcgacgggatcaaccttcatcttcggttcatggatctgcgaggcagatgatgatgacaagctccaaagccgtctcctcgaagattcgaatCATCTGGAAGACCTTTCTCTTTTGGCGACTACGACAAACCAGCTCACTGGAAGATTCGAGCAGCTCGTGAtatccgatccaactcagatttcgcggctttgcgcatccgactcaaactcaggctccgcatccgagatggaatctctaccgagttctttcaagaaaccgGGTTCTTTTCCGACAGGGCTCCGGTACgcggcctcggcctatcaagaaaacaactcggaatacactcagagtctctccaagaagtcgggtcctttttccgttcggactccacaacatggcaaaatcttatcaggcacgacccgaaggatccctcgatccggtgcttagaataccactaaaaggagctcaagAAGGCCTCGTActgactataacatctcaagactgcatcgtccactggctagGTTCTGTTCCTAAAGACAGCGGTACTCAACTAGTCagcacgacgacgacagcaattctaccctaccaagaaggagactcgatctgcgaccttgaagcctctactagaatcatcaacaactccgacagtgtggaaaccagcaccaataacagaacaattcacacacgagaagtattcatggttcaccgtcctcgatcacctttggtccccccagaagcacccgacatgaggtcatcggatgaatctgagtccaacatatcatcctttatccaggggcacgatggtgagactgagagtcagaggcaaacCAGAGAAAGAataaacaaattgaaacaaggacgccaacgccatgctaggcagcgcaaggaagcttggatcaaatatgagtcagatctggctgagtacgacagcaaaaaatcagaacaagaagtcgaagaaagacgtgCGGTGAATACACCCTATAATAAGAtttgagaagcactagaagaactcggagcgacatcagttcccagtgaaaaacaggaacagctccgagacctcctccattcagcagccctaaggacacatgacggaagggcccgctcaagactacccgccaggtcaacatctcataggaaggaagatcaaaatcaaaggaagtccgctttcgagagactgggaccaagcggaagtcacaacagagaaagtagaagggaccacagTCCAAATTACTGaatcgaacaaccaaggaagatcagaagtgaagtacctattcagacatccccgcagaactactctcaccaaaacgacagttggcaggaaggaggtgccgaatcagaatacaaagaagccgggacgcacgatagattcccctgttttgcaaacagacttgctttaatatgactgcctcacaagttcaagccgtccaaccactctaaatatgatggcaagaccgaaccaaggcagtggctcagaatTTACTCGTAGTCGACTGaattagccggaggagacgacgatatcaagaccttattttttcccatggcactggaaaccatgcccctccaatggttcgacaaattaaactcagggtcaatcagaaattgggaagacttgcaaagagttttctgtggaaatttcacgggtatcattacgcaccccatcacccacgcagaattaaaaggactcaagcagaaaggaggcgaaactctcagaaattactatcgacgatttggcgaactacgtgcccaagtacatgacatcaccgaacgagaagtaatcgaagctttctctcacggaattatggctaggtggcaatttcaagacttttgcaaagaaaacctgagaagcaatgaagaattcagacgcacagtagaaaagatgattactgcagacgagaagacacgagaaaggttcccggataaaaacaaccaagacaacccggacaagcaaaatcatcgaaacatcagacatcaggaaagaaaacgtggactagACAACACCGTGGTGAAGGCtgataaatcaaggaagttttccaaacctagagggtatgatgacattgagaacatgcgttgcattttgcatcctaaaggaaatcacaccaccaGAAATTGCTATACATTCAACGAGTGATACACAAGAAAAAATAATAAGGTGAACTCTAAAGAAgataatcagaaaaaagatgaagacaaccacaaagacaagggattccagaAATCCCGGGGGACAGTAGCAATGATCTTCGCTGGGACctcagattctagaagcaaacatcaagaaaagcttgctctacgaaccatcatggcagcagagccggctactccaaaatatctcaactggtcacaatatccaatccGGTTTTCAAGAGAGGACCAATGGACAAGCATAGGGAACATAGGCCATTTCCCActtgttctagatccaactatcaccggaatgactgtcacaaaagtattaatcgatgggggagccggactcaacatcatttttcagaaacgctaaggaagatgggactacaactcgtcgggatgattacaccaacgagcacccctttttatggggtagtacccggcaaggcagccatgccacttggacaaatcactctagcAGTTACTTTTGGAACcccctcaaactaccgaacagagt
This genomic interval carries:
- the LOC136512252 gene encoding uncharacterized protein, coding for MAPSKISLKLLVETKSKRVLFAEAGNDFVDFVFSLLTLPIGAVAKLVSAGTMHGSVGRLYQSVDHMGSSYLLPGADKAELLQPGVLHPDARHQLLLLPPPPRANAAANGDGGAEADEEERQQPRLPKFKLYACATAGKCVTVTMERDAACPKCKLPMATEMTFVMPSAAPRATAGGKAGKGVDDEDERGGGGYVKGLVTYMVTDGLDVTPMSAISSITLINKFSSGKDVELAEKYVSVGMDEGLGLLRAALSSDTVLSDVFLARKK